The genomic region GCACCGCTGACATGGAGGGCGAAGGATGTCGTCCCTTCATGAATCAGATGCCCATTAATTCGTTGATGGGTAGTTCACCGGGAGGTGATGCAAAAGATATGGGATTGGAATGGAAATTGACATTAGTTGATACATATTCATACGACTCAGCGATGACTTGGGATTTGCTAACTTGGAATGCAAGTATCGAGGAAATAAAACAATACATAAAGGAGCATCCGATGCCGAAGAGCGTGACTTATAAGAACGCGGATGAACTAATCGAAGACATAGAAAATGCCGATGGGATAATAACCATAGCCAACAACGAGACCGAAGAATTTAAAAGCTGGTTTATAGAACTGGTAGAAACGTGTTGCTGGTGAATTTGCAAAAAAACGGAATTGGTGAAATAGTGAGGCGATAAAATGAAAGGTAGAATAAAAGGTAATGCTATCGGGTTAGGGATGCGCTGCGATGGTCTGGCGAAAGACCTTGTGCTAGCGGACACAGAGACATTGCTAGAGATTAAGGACAGCCTTGAACGGCTAAGTCATGTCGTCGAGAATGCCTTATTCGACTTGGAGTTGCTTGAAGACAAAATCGAACAACCGTGCTTGGAAATAGTGCGAGCGAGCATAGCGAAAAACGAAATTGGTGAAATAAGTTAGGAGGTGATAAGAAGTGTATCAATGCAGACGCTGCGGAAAGAAGTGGGAAGGCGGTTCCGGGTGCATCTGCTACACTCTTTGCGAAGAGTGTGGCAAGAGAGTGAAGCTAGAACTAAAAAATGTCAAAGTAGAAGGTCTGCGTAAGTAGGTGATTTTTTTTAAAAAAAACATGAAAAGAGAAGAAATGCTAAGGAGACTGGAGAGAGGTGATGATCCGCTCGACCTGTCAATTCAGAAATGGCAGGATATAGTGGACTGCTTGCAGAAGATTCGGAGTGTGCGAGAATTTGATGAAGACTTAGAACGCGGCGGAGATAACTGTGCACTATGCGAAACATTTCCAGATTGCACGGGCTGTCCAGTATATGAAAAGACTGGGTGCACAGATTGTGCGAAAACAGAATACTATCGGTTCCGGTTAGCTTGGCGGAGAGCTGACTTATGGACAATGCGAGATGCGGCGGAGAAAGAACTGAACTTTTTGAGGAATCTGCAACACGAACTGATATATGGCAGTCCTAAAGTATGTGGAGAAAATCTAGCAAAAAACGAAAAGGGTGAAAAATAAGTTAGGAGGTGATGTGTATGAAAATAGAAGAACTGAAACAAAACTATACCGCGATTGCCCGTCTAAACCTACTGCCAGAGAAGTTCACAGCAAAGATAGAGTCAATCGAAGAGCGCGAAGATGCAAAGTTCCCAGGTTACGACGCATTATACATCCGCGCAAAGATTACCGATAAGAAAGTTGTCAAAGCTGTTAATGGCGATGTGGTAATACAGAAGTTCCGCCCGATGCATGTAACAGAACTTCTTGTGCCCGCAATGGAGAAGTTGGGCATCCGCAGCACCGAGGATTTGATAGGAAAGACATTCACATTCACAGCGCAGTCGCCATCATTCGCGGGTAGTAACCCGCGATGGGTTCCCACCGAGCTGAACGGACGGGCGCGCGGGAAAAATAAGAGCGCGAATTAAACCGCTATTTGGAAGGTTTGTAAAACTGTTTTTTCTTTTTTATTTCTTTTTTTTGCTTAGGTGAGCTTATCAAAAAACGATAGTAGTGAAATAAACAATGTTAGGAGGTGATGTGTATGAAAAAGAACTTGCTAAAAGAAACACTTGAGATATTAGAGCAACACAACAAGAAGCCAGAGGATGTGAAGTGGTGTGGCATTCCCGGATTTGGCTACTGCAGTTGGAACGAGTTTGCTGCAATAGCGGATGTGGAATATGATAGTGGATATGGAACAGCTATGGTAGCAACCGATTTGGTAATTGTAGGAGAAGACTGGTGGCTCGAAAGAGAAGAATACGATGGTGCCGAGTGGTGGGAGTTCAAAACTCTCCCGGTAAAGCCAAAGGCGCACCGGCAAATACCGGTTATTAAAACACTGTTTTAGGATTTGTATTTTTTATTTTTTATTTTTTGTTTTGCAATTCAAAAAACGAATTTTATGAATTATGTACAAAATAGCTTTCACTGGTCACCGTCCCGGTAAGCTTCGTGACATATCTGCTGTTAAATCCCAAATTCGCCAGTTCCTTTCGCACCAATTTGAGTTACATCCCGACTTGCTGGTTATCTCCGGTGGTGCTCTTGGGGTAGATCAGCTCGCCGCTGAGGTCTGTATTGAGCTCGGTATTCCGTTTGTTTTCGTTCTCCCGTTCCCAGTCCGTGTATTCACTGCCCGCTGGAATTCTTCCTCCCGTGCACATCTCCGGTATCTCATCTCCCACGCTGTTCGTACATTTGTTGTTCAGTCTACATTCAGTATGGCTGGGTACATGCGCCGTAATGAGGTCATGGTTCGGCACTGCAATCTCCTGTGTGCAGTTTGGGATGGGTCCTCTGGGGGTACTGCAAATACTGTCAGGTACGCGCAGTCCATTGGTCGTGAAATCCATTTCATTCAGCCATGAGTATCTATTTAAAAACGATAATTGTGAAATAGTGTTAGGAGGTGATGCGTATGAAAGGTTACTATTACAACGTTGTAGCACAAACCAGTGATGGCAGGCTAGAGCATTTCGGGTTCTTCTCACCTCAGATGCTTACCAATGACGAAATATATAATACAGTACTTGCAGTTTCATCATGTCACAAGCTCATATCAGTAAACATGGAAATGCTGTGATTTCTCTTCACTCTTTTTTATTATTTCTTTCTCTTTTAGGTGTTTTAAAAACGAATTTGGTGAATAAATAATGTTAGGAGGTGATATGGAAAATGAGAATAGAAACAATAGAAGGCGTTAGAGTAAAAGTCTGGAACGAAAAAGAACAGCAACCAGAGCTTGAAGACAACGAAGTGCCATGTGGTCGGGTAAGGTGCAAGTGGCAGAC from bacterium harbors:
- a CDS encoding DUF1273 family protein, giving the protein MYKIAFTGHRPGKLRDISAVKSQIRQFLSHQFELHPDLLVISGGALGVDQLAAEVCIELGIPFVFVLPFPVRVFTARWNSSSRAHLRYLISHAVRTFVVQSTFSMAGYMRRNEVMVRHCNLLCAVWDGSSGGTANTVRYAQSIGREIHFIQP